cggaaattattcttttttattctagaatagaattgcgtttgttATGTATTCATTGATtctgtttcaattcaatttcttttaatttttaaataatttttttttacttttttaattttttttccccttttctcctattcttcttctttttcaactttttcaagTGTCCAGTCACTATTGCGAGGTTGGCCTTCGTCGGtcgagccttgctagtggccagGCTGGCCTCGttggggctaggcgaggcttgcctagccaccgacgaggctgAGCCTAGCTAGatcgcgaggctcgcctagccctgtcgaggctcaacctcgctgGTGGCCAgacggggctgggcgagcctcgtcggtggctgggcttgcctccggcgagctcccTGAACCTCACCCTGGCCTGGCGAGCCTCCAACGAGCTCGTCGGACCAGTTGTCGGCGGACAGCAATCGCGGGATGGcgatagatgaagaagaagaaaatagaaaaaaaaaaaaagaagaagaagagaaaattgaagaagacttgattattagatttgttcttgaaacaaaaatcaatttttttttaattcttaattctatttcaaatctgttctcggaaacaaaaaatcaaacgcGATTTTGTTCCCAAGCTgcttctgggaacaaaaaaaatcaaaatcaattactATTCGGATGGTTACGAAAGAGGCCTTAGTCTCATTAAGTAGCAACTAGCAGCTCTTGGTTTACAGTCTCAAGAAGTGTAAACACCTAGCTGACCAGAGCAGATGTAAATCTTGGTAACCACGCAATATACATGAAGAGCGGTGTTTGTCTGGTGACTAGCCCCGAGTGAGGCGATAGGCAAAGGGCGGCGGTGGAAGTGGCAGTTGATTGGAGCTGTAGCGTTGAATGTAAAAGGAACGATATCTTTCTTTCAGAAAATGGCATTAGTTTTTGGATTCTGGCTGGACAGTTGAAAAGGAATTCATGCTAATAGGGTTTCCTTTTTCGAGTCTGTATCAGCTTTAAATCTTTACACGACTCTTTTCAAAGCTTTAAAAAGCCTACGATGGCAAAGGTGAACCTCCTCCTGTTATTTTAAATGCCCTATCatatataaatttgagaaaatttcaaataaggatatgaaTTAAACCAATTTCTCAAAAGAGAGCTTAGAatagattttgttttaaataagagcgCGAAATgtttaaatcaattccaaaaaaaagccTGAACTCGATAGTCGAcaataagtaatttttccaGCAACCAAAATAGGGGCACTTTTGTCTAAGACATTGCCATccttaaaaatcaaaaacccAAGATTACTTGTTTTTGTCATCACTTCTTCTTTGTTGTCGCCACAGCCGGTGTTCTTCCTCTATAAGCTCACAAGCCTTGGCAACTCTATTAAgcatgtaattttattttcttctttctcttttttctttttccctttttcctattaTTGGCCATCGCTAGGTCTTGTTGATGGCTACTTTGCCAACCTCAGGCGAGGCCACGCATGCTGGCCTTGGTGGCCTCGGGCAAGGATGGCCCTTACTTGAGGTTGATGGATCAATGGGGCTTGGcgatggccggcggagggaaaaagaaaaataaaaaggagaaattaagaaaagaaaaaaatcagaaatcttaaaaatatttataaaaattatccacacgGATGACAAATGCTGATTACTGATTTAggccaaaattgactgaaatgactaaattggtggattatcaaaaaattcagaactaaattaacaagttgtcgaaatgtttatgattaaattaatacaattgaaaggtttgagATCAAATTGGTCGCCGtacaataaatttgaaattgaattctcCTGTCTATTTATATATTCTTATGCAGTGGATTTGGCATGACTGTCCAATCAAGGGCCCCTATTTTCCCTTGACAAAAGGAATTTGTCCACCATTAAAAGCCGATGGACTTCCCCCTTTGTCCAATGCTCGAACTAGGACTCCTCCATTATTTTATCTCTCGCTGAAAAGGATTCCAACAATAGATTAGACAGATGATTCCCAAGAAAAAGTAATCTCGCTCGTGCTGAATGCTAGATGAactcctataaaaaaaaataaaaaaggagagaatAACGCCCCTTATAACTAGCGAGAGAGTCCAAGCAAGTTTTAGCCCCCAAGGAGGAAGTGTCCTAAGACTCCCTCTAAGCCTGGCATATGGCGAGGAGTGGTTACCTCGCCGGAGTCCCTGTAGTGGAGGCTGTCAAGGACATTCCGTCTGACCTCCTCAGACCGAGCAATGACGATCGCTCATCCCGCGATCTCTCCCGCGGCGATCCCTTTTCCCCCGGTAGACGGGAAGTCATGGTTTTCCTGGACAAAGATGGTCTCTCTGTCGGTAGGATCCCAGATGGTTTGAGTTTCACTGCCGGCGTCACTTTTCCAGCCGGTAATTGGGATCGCCGATCCCTATCATCAACAGAATTACCGGGTTGGTTTCTCCTATAGCATCTGATTGCTACGAGCGGAACTATTGGTGAAGTTATATTTCGATAATAAGTGGAACATTGTGTACCCACGCATGATGAGGCTCCCTCCTCCCTTTCCTTAAATGTTTAATCTACTGGAGCAGGTGGTGGCGtgtaggggtgtcaaaaactaAACcgaaccaaataaaaaatttgattttttcggttcgattctcattaaaaacaaaaaaaaaaattttttttttactagtttagtttttattggttcggtttACCGAAccaaattagtaaaatttaaaatttttccttattttattttattattttaaaaatcattttttctttttttttttctttttgtatttattggGTGGtggccggcgactggccaaagacgagctcgagccttgccacaGGCTAGCAAGTTCAAGCCCTACCAAATTCAGCCACTTGGGtagggctcgagcctcaccaccTCACCataggccggcgaggcttgatcTTGTCTCTGGCTGGTCACCCGCCGCCATCGTAGCCGCGATCgatcaatgaagaaaaagaaaaaaaaaaaaaaaggaataaaaataattaaaaaatcaattttcttaaaaaaataaaaaaatttatagaaatgGGTGTATGTAgggggaaaacaaagaaaaagtgaaaactgAAAAATTGAACTGAACCGAACTGGGATTTGGGTTCGGTTTATATTGAATTTTGGTTCGGTTTAATAAATTTCATTATCGGCTCGGTTCggttcatttttccaaaaaaaatgaactGAATGGAACCGAATCATTTACACTCCTACTGCGGCGGAATAGTAGCGGAACCCTTCGATGGTGAGCCGGTGTTGCAAGACGAAGGGAattcagcaagtgaaagcacaaACTTATTAGGAGAGGTACTTGACGTAATAAGTTATAGATAAAGGAGCTTTCAGAATCCACGCGGCAAAAGAGAGACGAAAGTCGGGGTGTGCATATAAAAGTCTCGAAATAAAGAGTCTTCTGCATCGTGATATCAGTCCCTATTTTGCTGCATTCAATTGGAACTTCTTCATCTCGCTTAAACCAGAGCCGATCGCAGATGAATATGCCATCGACGGATTTTGTCATCGCCGAGCATCACTTCAAAAAATGATATTCTCGTAATCCACCTCTAATTTCTATGATCTTCGTCCTCCGATAGAGGAAAATGGCCACGGCTAAAGCTCGATCGAACTCGCACTCGTGACTTCAAGTTCCTAATCATCTGAATGCTATGATAGGATTAAGAGCTGAGTTCCCTCCTTTGGCTTTCATACTCGACTCAATTGGCAATACTAACTCTCGTCATCATGTTTGTATTACCCGTGCTCGCTTCAATTAGCTCGAACTCCACCAATGAAATCATTTGCACCAccccttatatatatatatatatatactaactCCATcccctttttattaaaaagacaaaattgtatTTAATTATTCCATTACAATTTAAAGTGGTAGCcctcaatttatttactttccctCCGGTTGCCATAAGTACGAATATCACACGTTTTATTATTGTTTATTATGAATATCTTATGTATATTAAATgcattatgttttctctttatcttCAGATTTAGTTCCATAAAATTAGTTTTAtcgaaaaaaagtaataataagaGAAATAATTATATAATAGTTATCTATGAGAAGAATAGTCTATtataaacaacaaaaaatcatatcacaaataattataaattgttatggaACCcacttctttaaaaatttatgatttacAATAAACTCTCGAGTACTATTATAATaacaagaaggaagaaaaagatatttAGATATGGCcctattttttccctttatataACTAAATCTACccaattttcattaaaagacCAAATTACCCTTAATTGTTCCATTGCAATTTAAAATGGTagcattaaatttttttatcttccttcttttgttAGTTTTCTATTCCTACAAAAGATCTAGTTGCCATAACTACCCGTATGACGCGTTTTATTCTTATTTATTATGGATATCCCATGTATCttaaagaaaatacattttctctttatttttagattctttcttgaaaattagtttTGCCGAAACcaagtaataataataaaaagaaagaaaaaaatatttttctgcagTACTTTTCCACTCCTTATAAAGCTAAATCCATCGCATTTCATTATAAAGACAAAtgacgtgtttggtaacgtttactCCAAAATTATTccaaggaacagaaataaaaaaaaatgtttatgttccgaggaataatttttgaataaaaaatgcgtttagtaaacttgttcctaataaaaaatgaacgaacacgtttagtaaattttattcttttttgtttcttttttaattttttaatatttttattttattttcattttttcctttctttttatttttcttctttttcggctTTCGGTAGCCTTCGCCTCGCCCGACCACGAGAGCTCACccccccggtgaggccgagcctcaccgttGTTGGGCAAGacttggcctcgccggggccggcgacgctcggcgaggtcgccgaccctcgatggcgtcgccagccctcgacggccgatcgccggccatggccgaggcaagcgaccggccaaaaaaaaaaaagaaaaaaagaagaagaaaagataagagagagaagaagaagcgtttcttcaaaatcatttatggaacaagaaacaacttttttttgtttctcatttctattctttttgtgtttcgggaacaaaaaaacaaaaaaagaacagaaacgtaaccaaacgcgtttatgttctttatttgttctcaaaaaaaaaaaaaaaaaaaaaggtctgttctaggaacaaatttCAGAAGTGAAAACATGCAGGGCCAAAGTTTCCCTCAATTATTCCATTGCAATTTAAACTGGTGGaccccatttttttttgtctgaatATCCCATTTATATTAAAAGCATTatgtattttcctttattttgagattttcttccacaaaaaaaaaaatagttttctgaCGATAATGAGAAGGAAGCGAAACCCAAGGAGCCAATTTACAGGTCACTTTCGGCGACTCCCGAGGAGCTAGCAGTAGCAGAGCATCTTCTTCACTCCTTCACTCCTCCAAGCTGATTCCGCAGACCAGAAGGAGCACGATCGCTTCCGAAGATGTCGATCACCCTCAACAGCGGATTCAAAATGCCGGCGATCGGTCTCGGCGTGTGGCGTATGGAGAAGGATGAGATACGGGACCTCATCCTGGGCTCCATCAAGATCGGCTACCGCCACTTCGATTGCGCCGGTACCCCCGCAGCCGACTCTTCTTTTAGCCATCTCCGGATCCTCGTCTTTTCTAGGGTTTGGTCGATTCAGTGCGGCCGtgtctttttggtttttagttCATTGTCCGGTGCTGGTCGGCGTTCTGGACCATCGTCGGCGGTTCGAGAGGAATGGTTTCGGCGCATTtcgtgttgttttttttttttttttttttaaccgtTCGGGCGAGTCCGCTGAGAAGATACTGAGCAGCTAGGGGGATTAGCGGAGTTGTCTATCGATTGAATTTGAGAATGATTCGGAACAAGAAATTACTCGGGCTTGTCGTGGTCCTAAATGCTTGCGTCGGATGAGTCGCGAGGATGATGATACTCTGCCCGTGCTTATGTAGTCTCGCATGCCGTGGCATTCGCTGCGTGTGCgaggagagttttttttttttttttaatcgactGTGTTGAATTTCGAAACCATTATCGTTCATTTGCGTGATTTGTTCATAGTAAGCCACCCGTATTATAATAACGCTCGGTACATTTTTTTCATGTGATGCATTGCGAGCTACGTCCTCTGAGATCGTTATTTTATAGTATTTAACCAGTTCGTGTCGGTGCAGCCGATTACCAGAATGAAGCGGAAGTTGGCGAGGCGCTTGCTGAAGCAGTGCGGACGGGGCTTGTCAAGAGGGAGGAACTTTTCATCACCACCAAGGCGGGTTTAGTGATCCTCCTGCAACTTTGAATCTATGCCACAGTAACTAAGTATGAACTGTCTAATTTTGCCCATGTTCCTCCCCTGTGCAGCTTTGGAATTCTGATCACGGACATGTCATAGAGGCCTGTAAGGACAGCCTGAAGAAGTTGCAGCTTGATTATTTGGATCTCTACCTTATTCACTTCCCTGTAGCAACTAAACACACCGGTGATTCCCCTACCATTAGCATCCGATTCTACTTGCAAACTGTGATCGAATTCCAAACTTTATGAGCTACTCAATGAGCTGCTGAGCATTACATCTTGGTTAAATGGTGTTTTTCCGCTGAAAGTCAAAAGGTGGTAAATTGGTAATGAGAATAAAATCGAGTATCCCCACAAGTTGATATTAACTAAGTGTGCACACTGGGCTGAGTCTTTTGATATAGGTGTGATACTTTCTTTATGCTCATGATGCACTGCTCTTGTTaagaatggtggaaaagtcaaCTGCTGGAAATTTAGATGTGAATTTGATTGCCAAAGATCATCTTCTATATTCTCCACTCGCCATTTGTTCACAAAGCATTAGCACTTTATCTGTACTCTGCTCATGTTAGTACCTTTACCCTTTATTAGAGTCTAAGACTCTATCAGAGACATTTTGTTTTGAATGCTAAAGATCTTGTTGTAACGTGTATACATGCAGGAGTTGGCACAACTGCTAGTGCTCTGGACGACGAGGGGGTGCTGGAAATTGACACAACTATAACTTTGGAAACTACATGGCGTGCCATGGAAGAACTCGTCTCAATGGGTTTAGTTCGAAGCATCGGGATCAGGTTTGAGAACTTTTTGGATGGTTTAACATTTTCTAAGGCACCTCTCATGAAATATTTAGCATTTTTACTTGGAAGGGGAAGCTCCAATGTGACAGTAAAGGAGATTGTAATTCAAGGACTTCCTATAGTCAATGGGAAATTTTCTTTACTTCTCTAAGGTACTTGAGAGGTGACTTCTGGCGTTAGTTAAACGAAGTATCTGACAGAGATAGTGTTCCTTCATAGTTTGAAGTCCACAGCAAGAGTTTACTACTTTCAAGAGCATTTTCGGTGATGCGTACCCTTtggattttgtcatttttggaCCAGATGTTGGGAGCATAACGTTTCCATAGCAATTGATATATCTTTTATGGAAGGAGTATCTTTGGTGAAAGGGTTgcacttttttttctatttttttctctgggAAGATGTGACAATAATAAGACTCTTCAAATGATGCTGTATGTGATGCCCACGGGAGCAGGGAGCAGTCTTATTGCCTCAGAAATCTAGGTTTCCAATTATGTTCATCCTCCCTGGAAATTGAGATTCTTAATTCTTAAGTAGTAGTAGTATCTATGAGAAGTAATAAGTACCGACAGAGGCTGGGAATGTGTTACAATCCTTTTCTCGAAATAGATATTTTGAATGCCTTGCCCATTTTACAGACCTTCTGATTGCTCTGACTGTTGTATGGAATTTGTGTGCAGCAACTACGACATCTTCCTAACCAGAGATTGCCTGGCCTACTCCAAAGTGAAGCCTGCTGTTAATCAGATTGAAACCCATCCATATTTCCAACGTGATTCCCTTGTTAAGTTCTGTCAGAAACATGGTATCTGTGTGACTGCACACACTCCCCTTGGGGGCGCAGTTGCAAATACAGAATGGTTTGGTTCCGTTTCATGCCTGGAAGATCCAGTTCTCAAGGTAATGCTCCTCTATATCATTCATGgtgatcttttctttcttcttttttgtttctgctGCCTTGCTATATTTCTCAATTCCCCTCTCTTCTCTATCGATTCAAGGGTCTGGCTGAGAAGTACAAGAGGACGGTGGCACAGGTAGTTCTGAGGTGGGGTATCCAGCGCAATACCGTTGTCATTCCAAAGAGCTCAAAGGTTAAGAGGTTGGAAGAGAACTTTCAGGTCTTTGATTTCAGTCTGGCAGACGAGGACATGGCCCTGATCAAGAGTATCGACCAGGGACAACGGACTAATCAACCTGCGAAGTTTTGGGGCATAAACCTATTTGCTTGAGTACGTCCAGAAGCATGATTTGCTTGGGACGGATGCTGCTGCTTCATAGGGAGAATAATACCACGGGAGGTGCAATGCATACATGAAGCTTGTTGAAACACCTGTGCACCGGGTCTCTTATTGACTGTCGATATTGAAACATGTTGGATCACTTACCTGGAAAAACTGTTTGGTTTGATGTTTCGACGCAAAGTATTGCGACTACACCTCCATGATTATTTTTGTGGACTTCTTTTGCTACATTTCTGGGACAATGGAAGTATGGGCACTCTGCTTCTGTTTTAGCTATAATCTGCATTGACCATAAAAGACATGCGGAGAAATTCGAGGTGAGATTACTCGGATTGGTGTTGCTAGTTGCATTGTGCAGTTGGAGAAACTGCCCAACTGCTTGACTGCATTATGCGTGGAGCAATGTATAAGCGGCACGACAACAAAAAATATGATGCGATGGTCCAGTTCAGGAGTGGTTATTAAAACAAAATCCATGTAGAATCCGAAAGCttaggacgcgtttggtaacgattatgttCTCAAAAACGGATTCttatcataaattattcttttttattttgttctttggaacaatttttaagcattttaagtcattttgtaacttttcaaaatttcttattttggaatagaattgtatTTGGTATCATCCTCATTGATTcgtttcaaatcaatttcttttaatttttaaataatttttaattttttttccttttttcttctattcttctttGCCGATCATCGATCCTctgacctcaccggagcgtcgccaaCCCTCGACGGCCAAGCCTCGGCGGTGGCCGTGCCAACCTCACCGGGCCgggtgaggcttgcctagccacctcCAAGGCTCGCCCAACCTCGCCGgtgctgggcaagcctcgcctagccatcgacgaggctgggcgagcctcgccagggctGGGCAAGGcaaggcccgcctagccaccggcgaggtcggccttgccagatcgcgaggctcgcccagcctcgTTGAGGcttggccactagcgaggctagGCAAGCTTCgctggtggctgggcttgcctccgatGAGCTCGCCGAACCGGCAGACGGCAATTGCGAGATggcggtagatgaagaagaagaggaaaaaggaacaagacttgattcttagatttgttcctaaaacaagaataaattttttttattctcgggaacaaaaattttagattttgttcCCAAAGTgcttccgagaacaaaaaaaatcataataagtTACTAttgggatggttaccaaatagagCCTTTAAAAGTCTCGTTAAGTAGCAGCTCTTGGTTTACAGCCTCAAGAAGTGTGAACACCTACTTGACCAGAACAGATATAAAACTTGGTAACCATGCAATATACATGAAGAGCGGTGTATGTCTGGTGTTGTCAAGGCGACGCGGCTAGCCCCGAGTAGTCGGCGGTAATGCGAGAGGCGATAGGCAAagggcggcgaccggcggaaGTGGAAGTTGATTGGAGCTGTAGCGTTGAATGTAAAAGGAACGATATCTTTCTTTCAGGAAATGGCCTTAGTTTTTGGATTCTGGCTGGACGGTTGAAAAGGAATTCATGCTAATAGGGTTTCCTTTTTCGAGTCTGTATCAGCTTTAAATCTTTACACGACTCTTTTCAAAGCTTTAAAAAGCCTACGATTGGCAAAGGTGAACCTCATCCTGTTATTTTAAATGCCCTATcctatataaataaataaggatatgaattaaatcaattttctcaaaagagagcTTAGAgtagattttgttttaaataaaagcaCGAAATgtttaaatcaatttcaaataagagcctgaaCTTGATAGTCAAtaataagtaatttttccaGCAACCAAAATAGGGGCACTTTTGTCCAAGGGTTCGTTTGGTTCGTCTTCGGAGAAATGacattgggagaatgcaaatacctttaaggtaaatgggttttccaaaatgcaagactgtttggtaaatatatatttgaaaagatCTTTAGTATAGtaaccaaattaagtttttagttttagtatttttaaaattgcaaaaaaaaaaatgactatataacatttaatattttcatgttaagagtaatataaaagatatatattaataaatttatttaattttttttttttttagtatttttaaaattgcaaaaaaaaaatgactatataacattttatattttcatgttgaaagtaatataaaagatatatattagtaaatttatttaaaaattatattaaaagaattttattatagattagatgcaaagctcaacttttgggCTAGGGTTTTTTAGGtttattttcaactttgaatttttttaattattgtagtattaatcatcatCGTTAATT
Above is a window of Eucalyptus grandis isolate ANBG69807.140 chromosome 9, ASM1654582v1, whole genome shotgun sequence DNA encoding:
- the LOC104418885 gene encoding NADP-dependent D-sorbitol-6-phosphate dehydrogenase, encoding MSITLNSGFKMPAIGLGVWRMEKDEIRDLILGSIKIGYRHFDCAADYQNEAEVGEALAEAVRTGLVKREELFITTKLWNSDHGHVIEACKDSLKKLQLDYLDLYLIHFPVATKHTGVGTTASALDDEGVLEIDTTITLETTWRAMEELVSMGLVRSIGISNYDIFLTRDCLAYSKVKPAVNQIETHPYFQRDSLVKFCQKHGICVTAHTPLGGAVANTEWFGSVSCLEDPVLKGLAEKYKRTVAQVVLRWGIQRNTVVIPKSSKVKRLEENFQVFDFSLADEDMALIKSIDQGQRTNQPAKFWGINLFA